One genomic region from Candidatus Rokuibacteriota bacterium encodes:
- a CDS encoding LPS-assembly protein LptD, translating to MQPMRLRLPLASTLLTLAAALLLTAPGPLLAQQSPLTLAGDGGEISILADSIQQVGGTTNLLIAVGNVEITRGATRLLADRVELDRDTGEAVAQGKVVFYDGEDRLVGERIDYNLRTGTGVVYHGSAFSAPYYSLSGERLDRVGEGVYEVRQGVFTTCEGDEPAWSVRVGSATADLNDFISGRDASFWVGKVPLIPWIPYFAAAIRRERQSGFLFPRLGISSTKGVFAKIPYFWAIGDSQDATLTLDAYAKRGVGLEGEYRYLLSEQARGVARAFYIHEALRDTQGRKDTRNGEDRESFSLRHDWQIAPRMALKVDANVVSDDFVLREYGDRLHERTSQRTETTVSLSQRWEAWSLVGAVLWYQDLTTTRPVELQRVPEVRLRGHRQPVPGVPGLLYEVESSFTEFVRVVGPEGPRLDLHPRLFLPVPVAGLLTLTPFAGGRATYYDQRVIGQRNARVGGFPVEEAVREDRVRRQVEGGVEAETRASRVYALGGAGGLAAVQHLVEPRATWLEIRGEDQKALPLYDTDIDRVGKVSQVTYSLTNRVNGKTVAGPNQEAVRWEMARLVVSQTYNLLPGAAEPFKDLRADVLLKPSEHFGLRGEAAWNVYGLGMRTAGVGATGSYRDVSAEVGTRFDEITGYHTVDGGVAGRLTRHLAARAATSWDVNQGVAVEHRFGLDLSWQCWAIALEYVARHQNEDELRFSVNLLGLGQVGARAGTSLR from the coding sequence ATGCAGCCTATGCGCCTGCGTCTGCCGCTCGCCAGCACCCTCCTCACGCTGGCCGCTGCCCTGCTCTTGACCGCTCCCGGGCCGCTCCTGGCCCAGCAGTCCCCGTTGACCCTCGCCGGGGATGGCGGCGAGATCAGCATCCTGGCCGACAGCATTCAGCAGGTGGGTGGGACGACGAACCTCCTGATCGCCGTCGGCAACGTGGAGATCACGCGCGGCGCCACCCGGCTCCTGGCCGATCGCGTGGAGCTTGACCGCGACACGGGCGAGGCAGTCGCCCAGGGCAAGGTCGTCTTCTACGATGGCGAGGACCGGCTCGTGGGCGAGCGCATCGACTACAACCTGCGGACGGGAACCGGCGTCGTCTACCACGGCTCGGCCTTCTCGGCACCCTACTACTCGCTCTCCGGCGAGCGCCTGGATCGTGTCGGCGAGGGCGTCTACGAGGTCCGGCAGGGGGTCTTCACCACGTGCGAGGGCGACGAGCCCGCCTGGTCGGTGAGGGTCGGCTCGGCCACCGCCGACCTCAACGACTTCATCTCCGGGCGCGACGCCTCGTTCTGGGTCGGCAAGGTGCCGCTGATCCCGTGGATCCCCTACTTCGCCGCCGCCATCCGCCGCGAGCGGCAGTCGGGCTTCCTGTTCCCGCGACTCGGCATCTCGAGCACCAAGGGGGTCTTCGCCAAGATCCCCTATTTCTGGGCCATCGGCGACAGCCAGGACGCCACCCTGACGCTCGACGCCTATGCCAAGCGCGGCGTCGGCCTGGAGGGCGAGTACCGCTACCTCCTCTCGGAGCAGGCGCGCGGAGTCGCGCGCGCCTTCTACATCCACGAGGCACTGAGAGACACCCAGGGCCGCAAGGACACCCGCAACGGGGAGGACCGGGAGTCCTTCTCCCTGAGGCACGACTGGCAGATCGCGCCGCGGATGGCGCTCAAGGTCGACGCGAACGTCGTCTCCGACGACTTCGTCCTCCGGGAGTACGGGGACCGGCTCCACGAGCGCACGAGCCAGCGCACCGAGACCACCGTCTCGCTCTCGCAGCGCTGGGAGGCGTGGAGCCTCGTGGGGGCCGTCCTGTGGTACCAGGACCTCACGACCACGCGGCCCGTGGAGCTGCAGCGGGTGCCGGAGGTCCGGCTGCGGGGGCACCGGCAACCCGTCCCTGGCGTGCCCGGCCTCCTCTACGAGGTGGAGTCCTCGTTCACCGAGTTCGTCCGCGTCGTGGGTCCCGAGGGCCCGCGGCTCGATCTCCACCCGCGCCTCTTCCTGCCCGTCCCCGTGGCGGGGCTCCTGACCCTGACGCCTTTCGCCGGGGGCCGCGCGACCTATTACGACCAGCGCGTCATCGGCCAGCGGAACGCGCGGGTCGGCGGGTTCCCGGTGGAGGAGGCCGTGCGCGAGGACCGGGTGAGGCGGCAGGTCGAGGGCGGCGTGGAGGCCGAGACCCGCGCCTCGCGCGTCTACGCCCTCGGCGGCGCCGGCGGGCTCGCCGCCGTCCAGCACCTCGTCGAGCCCCGCGCAACGTGGCTCGAGATCCGCGGCGAGGACCAGAAGGCCCTGCCCCTGTACGATACGGACATCGACCGGGTCGGCAAGGTGAGCCAGGTCACCTACTCGCTCACCAACCGCGTGAACGGCAAGACCGTCGCCGGCCCCAACCAGGAGGCCGTGCGCTGGGAGATGGCGCGGCTCGTCGTGAGCCAGACCTACAACCTCCTGCCCGGCGCCGCGGAGCCCTTCAAGGACCTCCGGGCCGACGTGCTGCTCAAGCCCAGCGAGCACTTCGGCCTGCGGGGTGAGGCGGCCTGGAACGTGTACGGTCTCGGCATGCGGACGGCCGGAGTCGGCGCCACGGGCAGCTACCGGGACGTCAGCGCCGAGGTGGGGACGCGCTTCGACGAGATCACCGGCTACCACACGGTGGACGGCGGCGTCGCGGGCCGGCTCACGCGCCACCTGGCCGCGCGCGCCGCCACCAGCTGGGACGTAAACCAGGGCGTCGCCGTGGAGCACCGCTTCGGCCTCGACCTCAGCTGGCAGTGCTGGGCTATCGCGCTCGAGTACGTGGCGCGCCACCAGAACGAGGATGAGCTGCGCTTCTCCGTGAACCTCCTGGGGCTGGGCCAGGTCGGCGCGCGCGCCGGCACGAGCCTCCGGTGA
- a CDS encoding bifunctional folylpolyglutamate synthase/dihydrofolate synthase — MTYGEAVARLLGLRGGEVAGMRPGLARIRALLDALGQPERQFRIVQVGGTNGKGSIAAMLAAILTAAGHRTGLYTSPHLCSFRERIRVDGRPLAEADVADGVEALGTLVARLDATMFEAATALALDHFARRAVEIAVLEVGLGGRLDATTVGSPEVEIIARIDHDHQAQLGHTLAEIAAEKAHIIRSGIALSARQEPEVEQVLVRRAAAMAVPLAFEGRELRVSAAAPATLEGQRLDLSGPGWRLDDVRCALLGVFQPGNALVAAAAARALGAGERAIRAGLAAVRWPGRFQVLGRDPTLVLDGAHNPGGARALAASLRAHFPAQPLTLVIGISADKDQVGILEPLAGLASRLIVTASAHPRAASPEALARVAAGLNRPPGSTIQTAASAAEALALALSAPRTPTVCVAGSLFLIGEVLAQRPETPDILCGLERG, encoded by the coding sequence ATGACGTACGGGGAGGCCGTGGCGCGCCTCCTCGGCCTCAGGGGTGGGGAGGTCGCGGGCATGCGGCCCGGGCTGGCGCGCATCCGCGCGCTGCTCGACGCCCTCGGCCAGCCGGAGCGCCAGTTCCGGATCGTGCAGGTCGGGGGCACCAACGGCAAGGGCTCGATCGCCGCCATGCTCGCGGCGATCCTCACTGCGGCGGGACACCGCACGGGACTCTACACCTCGCCACACCTCTGCTCGTTCCGCGAGCGCATCCGCGTGGACGGACGGCCCCTCGCCGAGGCGGACGTGGCCGACGGGGTGGAGGCGCTCGGCACCCTCGTCGCGCGGCTGGATGCGACCATGTTCGAGGCCGCCACGGCGCTGGCGCTGGACCACTTCGCGCGCCGGGCGGTGGAGATCGCGGTGCTGGAGGTGGGCCTCGGCGGCCGGCTGGACGCGACCACGGTGGGGTCGCCCGAGGTCGAGATCATCGCGCGGATCGACCACGACCACCAGGCGCAGCTCGGCCACACCCTCGCCGAGATCGCCGCCGAGAAGGCCCACATCATCAGGAGCGGGATCGCGTTGTCGGCCCGTCAGGAGCCGGAGGTCGAGCAGGTTCTGGTCCGGCGCGCCGCGGCCATGGCCGTCCCGCTCGCCTTCGAGGGCCGGGAGCTTCGGGTCTCGGCGGCGGCACCGGCCACCCTCGAGGGACAGCGCCTCGACCTGAGCGGTCCAGGCTGGCGCCTCGACGACGTGCGCTGCGCCCTCCTGGGTGTCTTTCAGCCGGGCAATGCGCTGGTCGCCGCGGCTGCCGCCCGTGCCCTCGGGGCGGGGGAGCGGGCCATCCGCGCGGGGCTCGCCGCCGTCCGTTGGCCCGGGCGCTTCCAGGTCCTTGGCCGCGACCCCACGCTGGTGCTCGACGGCGCCCACAATCCCGGCGGCGCGCGGGCGCTGGCCGCCTCGCTGCGCGCCCACTTCCCCGCGCAGCCCCTCACCCTCGTCATCGGGATCTCGGCGGACAAAGACCAGGTGGGAATCCTCGAGCCGCTGGCAGGCCTCGCCTCGCGGCTCATCGTCACCGCGTCCGCTCACCCTCGGGCGGCCTCCCCGGAGGCGCTGGCCCGGGTGGCGGCCGGCCTCAATCGCCCCCCGGGCTCGACGATCCAGACGGCGGCCTCGGCGGCCGAAGCCCTAGCCCTGGCCCTGTCCGCTCCCCGGACCCCCACAGTTTGTGTCGCAGGCTCGCTCTTCCTCATCGGCGAGGTCCTGGCCCAGCGCCCCGAAACTCCCGATATTCTTTGCGGTCTTGAGCGTGGCTGA
- a CDS encoding acetyl-CoA carboxylase carboxyltransferase subunit beta gives MAWFWKKKEGEERAKKVQIAEGLWLKCDSCKEIVYRAEVERAGRVCPRCGYPLRISARERIGSLVDQGSFEERDAGLASRDPLEFKDTKKYTERIKAAKKATGLEEAVLAGTARIGGHPVVLAVFEFGFMGGSMASVVGEKLTRAIELALQKRIPLLIVSASGGARMQEGILSLMQMAKTAAALHRLGEERVPYISLLTDPTTGGVTASFAMLGDIVMAEPRALIGFAGPRVIAETIRQPLPEGFQRSEFLLQHGQLDLVVERRELRETLRRILAFFGGPPQQPAP, from the coding sequence ATGGCGTGGTTCTGGAAGAAGAAGGAAGGGGAGGAGCGGGCCAAGAAGGTCCAGATCGCCGAGGGCCTGTGGCTCAAGTGCGACTCGTGCAAGGAGATCGTCTACCGCGCCGAGGTGGAGCGGGCCGGCCGCGTCTGCCCGCGCTGCGGGTATCCGTTGCGGATCTCGGCCCGGGAGCGCATCGGCTCGCTCGTGGATCAGGGCTCCTTCGAGGAGCGCGATGCGGGGCTTGCCTCGCGGGACCCGCTGGAGTTCAAGGATACCAAGAAGTACACGGAGCGGATCAAGGCGGCGAAGAAGGCCACGGGGCTCGAGGAGGCGGTGCTCGCCGGCACCGCGCGCATCGGGGGGCACCCGGTAGTCCTCGCCGTCTTCGAGTTCGGCTTCATGGGAGGCAGCATGGCGTCCGTGGTCGGCGAGAAGCTGACACGGGCCATCGAGCTGGCCCTCCAGAAGCGCATCCCGCTCCTGATCGTGTCCGCCTCCGGGGGGGCCCGGATGCAGGAGGGGATCCTCTCCCTCATGCAGATGGCGAAGACTGCCGCCGCGCTCCATCGGCTCGGCGAGGAGCGCGTGCCGTACATCTCGCTCCTCACCGATCCCACCACCGGCGGGGTGACGGCCTCCTTCGCCATGCTCGGCGACATCGTCATGGCCGAGCCGCGGGCCCTGATCGGCTTCGCCGGCCCACGCGTGATCGCCGAGACCATCCGCCAGCCCCTCCCGGAGGGCTTCCAGCGCTCCGAGTTCCTCCTGCAGCACGGGCAGCTCGACCTCGTCGTCGAGCGGCGCGAGCTGAGGGAGACGCTCCGGCGCATCCTCGCCTTCTTCGGGGGACCGCCGCAGCAACCTGCTCCATGA
- a CDS encoding tryptophan synthase subunit alpha, which produces MSRLQATFERLRSRGEPALIPYFTAGDPSLALTAELVAEAARQGADVIELGIPFSDPLADGPVIQRATQRALRAGVTLPRVLELVRELRAEVSVPLVFLTYYNPLLAFGLKPFCQTAVEVGVDGVIVADLPPEEAGPLQAEARPAGLDLIHLVAPTSPTARMRKIARASSGFIYMISLTGVTGARTELPPDLLQRLRRLRGITTKPVCVGFGIGTPEQAAAVGRLADGVIVGSAIVRVVEEHAGSPVLVPEVGRFIAALKDARMGSGLAIRHVAPAAPRLRSRRYTVTRTLTHLARHDRPHCR; this is translated from the coding sequence ATGAGCAGACTGCAGGCCACCTTCGAGAGGCTCCGTTCGCGCGGCGAGCCCGCCCTGATCCCGTACTTCACCGCGGGCGACCCATCGCTGGCGCTCACGGCCGAGCTCGTGGCCGAGGCCGCGCGCCAGGGAGCCGACGTCATCGAGCTGGGCATTCCCTTCTCGGACCCGCTGGCCGACGGACCGGTGATCCAGCGCGCGACGCAGCGGGCGCTCCGAGCCGGGGTGACGCTGCCGCGGGTGCTCGAGCTGGTGCGGGAACTCCGGGCCGAGGTCTCGGTGCCGCTCGTCTTCCTCACCTACTACAACCCCCTTCTCGCCTTCGGGCTCAAGCCTTTCTGCCAGACGGCCGTGGAGGTCGGCGTGGACGGCGTGATCGTGGCCGACCTGCCGCCCGAGGAGGCCGGCCCCCTCCAGGCCGAGGCCCGCCCGGCTGGGCTTGATCTGATCCACCTGGTGGCGCCCACCTCGCCGACTGCGCGCATGCGGAAGATCGCGCGCGCCAGCAGCGGTTTCATCTACATGATCTCCCTCACGGGAGTCACCGGCGCGCGGACGGAGCTGCCGCCCGACCTCCTCCAGCGCCTGCGACGGCTTCGCGGCATCACCACCAAGCCCGTGTGCGTCGGGTTCGGCATCGGCACGCCGGAGCAGGCCGCCGCCGTCGGCCGGCTCGCCGACGGAGTCATCGTGGGCTCGGCCATCGTGCGCGTGGTCGAGGAGCATGCGGGCTCCCCCGTGCTCGTCCCCGAGGTCGGCCGTTTCATCGCCGCCCTCAAGGATGCAAGGATGGGGTCAGGTCTTGCAATCCGACACGTCGCCCCAGCTGCACCGCGGCTCCGCTCCAGGCGGTACACGGTCACCCGTACCCTGACCCATCTCGCAAGACATGACCGCCCCCATTGCCGATGA
- the trpB gene encoding tryptophan synthase subunit beta: MAPLMDLERAYGAARADASFLRRLRDLLTHYAGRPTPLYFAERLTRSCGGARIFLKREDLCHTGAHKINNVLGQALLATRMRKKRIIAETGAGQHGVASATAAALFGLPCEVYMGSVDVERQALNVFRMRLLGATVIPVESGSRTLKDAVNEALRDWVTNVRTTYYLLGSAMGPHPYPMMVRDFHRVIGEEARAQARRLTGRLPDLVVACVGGGSNAIGLFWPFITDRDVRIVGVEAGGHGLASGKHGASLGAGAVGVLHGSMSYVLQNDDGQVAEAHSISAGLDYPGVGPEHAYYRDLGRFRYASVTDEEALDAFRTLARLEGLMPALESAHAVAYAMRAAREMKKRETIVVGLSGRGDKDVHTVSTALGSTRSDGTDPASR, from the coding sequence ATGGCGCCGCTCATGGATCTCGAGCGGGCATACGGGGCCGCCCGCGCCGATGCCAGCTTCCTGCGCCGGCTCCGGGACCTGCTCACCCACTACGCGGGCCGCCCCACGCCGCTCTACTTCGCCGAGCGGCTGACACGGAGCTGCGGGGGGGCGCGCATCTTTCTCAAGCGCGAGGACCTCTGCCACACCGGCGCCCACAAGATCAACAACGTGCTGGGGCAGGCGCTCCTGGCCACCCGGATGCGGAAGAAGCGGATCATCGCCGAAACCGGCGCCGGTCAGCATGGCGTGGCCTCGGCCACAGCGGCCGCGCTCTTCGGGCTCCCCTGCGAGGTCTACATGGGCAGCGTGGACGTGGAGCGCCAGGCGCTCAACGTCTTCCGCATGCGGCTGCTCGGGGCGACGGTGATCCCCGTGGAGTCGGGCTCCCGCACGCTCAAGGATGCCGTGAACGAGGCGCTCCGGGACTGGGTGACCAATGTCCGGACCACCTACTATCTCCTCGGCTCGGCCATGGGCCCGCACCCGTACCCGATGATGGTGCGCGATTTCCACAGGGTGATCGGCGAGGAGGCGCGCGCCCAGGCGCGCCGGCTCACGGGGCGGCTCCCGGACCTGGTGGTCGCCTGCGTGGGCGGCGGCTCCAACGCCATCGGGCTGTTCTGGCCGTTCATCACCGATCGCGACGTCCGGATCGTTGGCGTGGAGGCGGGCGGCCACGGCCTGGCGAGTGGCAAGCACGGGGCTTCCCTCGGCGCCGGCGCCGTGGGGGTGCTCCACGGAAGCATGAGCTACGTCCTCCAGAACGACGACGGGCAGGTGGCCGAGGCCCACTCGATCTCGGCGGGGCTCGACTACCCCGGGGTGGGACCCGAGCACGCCTATTACCGGGACCTCGGCCGCTTCCGGTACGCTTCCGTCACCGACGAGGAAGCCCTCGACGCCTTCCGGACCCTGGCAAGGCTGGAAGGGCTCATGCCCGCGCTGGAGTCGGCGCACGCCGTGGCCTACGCCATGCGCGCCGCCCGGGAGATGAAGAAGCGCGAGACGATCGTGGTCGGGCTGTCGGGACGCGGGGACAAGGACGTCCACACCGTCTCCACCGCGCTCGGCAGCACGCGCAGCGACGGGACGGACCCGGCATCCCGATGA
- a CDS encoding phosphoribosylanthranilate isomerase, with product MVRVKICGITTAEDARLCWEAGADALGFIFVEGTPRQVTPAQAAAVIAGLPPFVTPVGVFWDHAPGQVKAVAEECGLRALQFHGDEAPEDLGGYRLPTIKTIKVEGPEALGRMARYRVSAFLLDSPARWSEGAARAPISWALARQSREAGWRIILSGGLTADNVGEAVRVAAPYAVDVNSGVEARPGLKDPDKVRRFIAAARSAA from the coding sequence ATGGTCCGGGTCAAGATCTGCGGGATCACGACCGCTGAGGACGCCCGGCTCTGCTGGGAGGCCGGGGCCGACGCCCTCGGCTTCATCTTCGTGGAAGGGACGCCGCGCCAGGTCACCCCGGCGCAGGCCGCCGCCGTCATCGCCGGGCTCCCGCCCTTCGTCACGCCGGTGGGCGTCTTCTGGGACCACGCCCCCGGCCAGGTCAAGGCGGTGGCCGAGGAGTGCGGGCTCCGGGCGCTGCAGTTCCATGGCGACGAGGCCCCCGAGGACCTCGGCGGCTACCGGCTGCCGACCATCAAGACCATCAAGGTGGAGGGCCCGGAGGCCCTCGGGCGGATGGCGCGCTACCGCGTCTCGGCCTTCCTCCTGGACTCGCCGGCGCGCTGGAGCGAGGGGGCGGCGCGCGCCCCGATCTCGTGGGCGCTGGCGCGGCAGTCGCGCGAGGCCGGCTGGCGCATCATCCTCTCGGGCGGGCTCACGGCCGACAATGTCGGCGAGGCCGTGCGCGTCGCTGCCCCGTATGCCGTGGACGTGAACTCCGGCGTCGAGGCGCGGCCGGGCCTGAAGGACCCCGACAAGGTGCGCCGCTTCATCGCCGCCGCCAGGTCCGCCGCGTGA
- the trpC gene encoding indole-3-glycerol phosphate synthase TrpC: MGILDEILSHKRAEVAGRRAARPLSALEAASRALPAAADFEGALRPAAGERVRLIAEVKRASPSRGLLRAALDPAAQARAYAAAGAAALSVLTDEKYFHGTLGDLAAVRGAVALPVLRKEFIVDEYQLWESRAAGADAVLLIVAALGGGALRELFQAAKGVGLGTLVEAHTATEVEEALAVGARVVGVNNRDLQTLETSLAPSLALLAMVPPGCIAVSESGIVTGEDVQRVVAAGAQAVLVGEALVTAGDIPTKVRELTLRGS, from the coding sequence ATGGGCATCCTGGATGAGATCCTCTCCCACAAGCGCGCCGAAGTGGCCGGGCGCCGCGCCGCCCGCCCCCTGAGCGCGCTGGAGGCGGCCAGCCGCGCGCTCCCCGCCGCCGCGGACTTCGAGGGGGCGCTCCGCCCGGCAGCGGGCGAGCGGGTCAGGCTCATCGCGGAGGTGAAGCGGGCCTCCCCGTCCCGGGGACTGCTCCGCGCCGCCCTCGATCCCGCCGCCCAGGCGCGGGCCTATGCCGCGGCTGGGGCCGCAGCGCTCTCGGTCCTCACCGACGAGAAGTACTTTCACGGAACGCTCGGCGATCTCGCCGCGGTCCGCGGCGCGGTCGCGTTGCCCGTGCTCCGCAAGGAGTTCATCGTGGACGAGTACCAGCTCTGGGAGTCGCGAGCGGCCGGCGCCGACGCCGTACTCCTGATCGTGGCCGCCCTGGGAGGCGGCGCTCTCCGGGAGCTGTTCCAGGCGGCCAAGGGCGTCGGGCTCGGCACGCTCGTGGAGGCCCACACGGCAACGGAGGTCGAGGAGGCGCTGGCCGTGGGCGCGCGGGTCGTCGGCGTCAACAACCGGGATCTGCAGACGCTGGAGACGAGCCTCGCGCCCTCGCTCGCGCTCCTGGCAATGGTGCCTCCGGGTTGTATCGCCGTCAGCGAGAGCGGGATCGTCACCGGCGAGGACGTCCAGCGCGTGGTGGCCGCCGGGGCGCAGGCGGTGCTCGTGGGCGAGGCGCTCGTGACGGCCGGGGACATCCCGACGAAGGTTCGCGAGCTGACGCTCCGGGGCTCGTGA
- a CDS encoding nicotinate phosphoribosyltransferase — MPNHPNRAFHVASEADIKTGHISDVYFARTVQILKSKDLNKRVKAEVRLKSFPQADWAFGILAGIEEAATLLEGLPVNVWAMDEGTIFTPYEPVLVVEGTYTGWAEYETALLGFLCQASGIATKAARCKRAAGERQVISFGARRMHPALAPMIERNAFVGGCDGVAVTRAAELIDADPMGTIPHALVLMFGDTVEALRAFHEVVDPKVRRVALIDTLQDEKFEAIRVAEALGRDLYAVRLDTPSSRRGDFYRILEEVRWELDFRGFEHVRILASGGIDEYEILRLNPLVDGYGVGTAIANAPVLSFALDIMEIEGRPMAKRGKRSGAKQVWRLPGAVDNVVLPAHKPAPVAADGGQAEALLKPLITAGRLVRDLPAPRTIREYVLEQMARIDLNASRERGLRGDY, encoded by the coding sequence ATGCCAAACCACCCCAATCGGGCCTTTCACGTCGCCTCCGAAGCCGACATCAAGACCGGGCATATCTCGGACGTCTACTTCGCGAGGACGGTGCAGATCCTGAAGTCCAAGGACCTCAACAAGCGGGTCAAGGCCGAGGTCCGGCTGAAGAGCTTCCCCCAGGCCGACTGGGCCTTTGGCATCCTCGCCGGGATCGAGGAGGCGGCCACGCTGCTCGAGGGCCTCCCCGTGAACGTGTGGGCCATGGACGAGGGGACCATCTTCACCCCCTACGAGCCGGTCCTCGTCGTCGAGGGGACCTACACCGGCTGGGCCGAGTATGAGACGGCGCTGCTGGGCTTCCTCTGCCAGGCCTCGGGCATCGCGACCAAGGCCGCCCGCTGCAAGCGCGCCGCCGGGGAGCGCCAGGTGATCTCCTTCGGCGCCCGGCGCATGCACCCGGCGCTGGCTCCCATGATCGAGCGCAACGCCTTCGTCGGCGGCTGCGACGGCGTCGCCGTCACCCGGGCCGCCGAGCTGATCGACGCCGATCCCATGGGGACCATCCCGCATGCCCTCGTGCTGATGTTCGGCGACACCGTGGAGGCGCTCCGGGCCTTCCACGAGGTGGTGGACCCCAAGGTGCGCCGCGTCGCCCTCATCGACACGCTGCAGGACGAGAAGTTCGAGGCCATCCGCGTCGCCGAGGCCCTGGGCCGGGACCTCTACGCCGTGAGGCTCGACACCCCGTCCTCGCGGCGCGGGGACTTCTACCGGATCCTCGAGGAGGTGCGCTGGGAGCTGGACTTCCGCGGCTTCGAGCACGTCAGGATCCTCGCCTCTGGCGGGATCGACGAGTACGAGATCCTCAGGCTCAACCCGCTGGTGGACGGCTACGGGGTCGGCACCGCCATCGCCAACGCCCCCGTGCTCTCGTTCGCGCTCGACATCATGGAGATCGAGGGCCGGCCCATGGCCAAGCGCGGCAAGCGCTCGGGCGCCAAGCAGGTGTGGCGCCTGCCCGGCGCCGTCGACAACGTCGTCCTCCCCGCCCACAAGCCTGCGCCGGTGGCCGCCGACGGCGGCCAAGCCGAGGCCCTGCTCAAGCCCCTCATCACTGCCGGCCGCCTCGTGCGCGACCTGCCGGCGCCCCGGACCATCCGCGAGTACGTGCTGGAGCAGATGGCCCGCATCGACCTCAATGCCTCCCGGGAGCGGGGCCTGCGCGGGGACTACTGA
- the galU gene encoding UTP--glucose-1-phosphate uridylyltransferase GalU, with translation MATSPIKVRKAVFPAAGLGTRFLPVTKAQPKEMLPLVDKPTIQYVVEEAVASGLADIILITGRNKRAIEDHFDAAFELEYYLQDRGKLDELAQIRSISELATVSYVRQKEPLGLGHAILCAQPLVGQEPFGVFLGDDIIVAAVPCMRQLLDVYEVHDGPVLAVMRVPREEIGRYGVIAPRALGGNVFEVQDLVEKPAPAEAPSDLAIIGRYVLTPDLFAILAETPADSRGEIQLTNGLRTLRARRPIYAVEFEGKRYDIGERLGFLKATVEFALSRPDLADAFRGYLKGLDL, from the coding sequence ATGGCGACGAGCCCGATCAAGGTTCGCAAGGCGGTGTTCCCGGCTGCGGGGCTCGGCACCCGCTTCCTGCCGGTCACCAAGGCGCAGCCCAAGGAGATGCTGCCGCTCGTGGACAAGCCCACCATCCAGTACGTGGTCGAGGAGGCGGTGGCCTCCGGGCTCGCGGACATCATCCTCATCACCGGCCGGAACAAGCGCGCCATCGAGGATCACTTCGACGCCGCCTTCGAGCTCGAGTACTACCTTCAGGACCGTGGCAAGCTGGACGAGCTGGCGCAGATCCGGAGCATCTCGGAGCTGGCGACCGTCTCCTACGTTCGCCAGAAGGAGCCGCTGGGACTCGGCCACGCCATCCTGTGCGCGCAGCCGCTGGTGGGCCAGGAGCCCTTCGGCGTCTTTCTGGGGGACGACATCATCGTGGCCGCGGTGCCCTGCATGCGCCAGCTCCTGGACGTCTACGAGGTGCACGACGGCCCCGTGCTGGCCGTCATGCGAGTGCCCCGCGAGGAGATCGGCCGCTACGGAGTCATCGCCCCCCGGGCTCTCGGCGGCAACGTCTTCGAAGTGCAGGACCTGGTCGAGAAGCCCGCCCCGGCGGAGGCCCCCTCCGACCTCGCCATCATCGGCCGGTACGTCCTCACCCCGGACCTGTTCGCCATCCTGGCCGAGACCCCCGCTGACAGCCGGGGCGAGATCCAGCTCACCAACGGCCTGCGGACGCTCCGGGCCCGGCGCCCCATCTACGCCGTCGAGTTCGAGGGCAAGCGCTACGACATCGGCGAGAGGCTCGGCTTCCTCAAGGCGACGGTGGAGTTCGCCCTGTCGAGGCCGGACCTGGCGGATGCCTTCCGGGGGTACCTCAAGGGCCTCGACCTCTAA